From bacterium:
CACCGGATCCTGCTGGAGGAATGGGCCTACATCCGCCCCTGGGGCTCAGAAGACGAACGAACCGCCGCCTACGCCGGGTTCATCCACTTCTACAATCACCACCGATCCCACGGAGCGCTCGGCTGGGCCACCCCCACCAGCGTCATCAGGGACAACCTCCCCGCGATGCACACCTAGTCGGAGAAGTCCTCGCCGTACACCGAGCTCTTCACCCGCTCCATGCCTGCGGACGTCGTGAGGACATCGACGAACATGCTGATGAACACGTACGGCGGCACCGCTCGCAGATATCCCGACGCCGTCAGATCCTCCAGCAGGGCCGTCAAGGCGTCGACCCCCGGGCCGAGCGCCGCTTCCGCCTCGGCTTCGAAGTCGAGATGCGTCGACGCCTGCATCATGAGGCGGGTCTGGACCTTCTGTCCCACGATGACTTGCCCGAGCTGAGCGATCAAGGCGAACGGATCGAACAGAGCGTCTTCGAGGGTGACCTCGACCAGAGCGAGGCGATCTACCAGCACAGGCGCCGTGTCGACCGTCTGATGAGGAGTGTCCACCCGGTGCTCCCCATCCTCGACACGCTGGAACTCGACAAGCCCGTCGCATCGCCGAAGGCTCTGCGGCCCTTCCTCAGGGATGTCGGAGA
This genomic window contains:
- a CDS encoding integrase core domain-containing protein; translated protein: HRILLEEWAYIRPWGSEDERTAAYAGFIHFYNHHRSHGALGWATPTSVIRDNLPAMHT